From Micromonas commoda chromosome 3, complete sequence, a single genomic window includes:
- a CDS encoding predicted protein has translation RRVDFFAPGSGVYAVRFHSNEGFAAFTEAYRDALFENTHGMRASDDNKEKVYGVGMSAWAQGEDHPDAVWDPTDERPPGDAADADADAMEEDDYEDESKGHHTASGEDVLDMKMGALDNSFLVRGNAVDVFRNQAGGALRDANVRVSLKDADGAFITPTKGILADAEQSMLLLSPETGRRDKIYQMDLERECVVSAWGCNKDGVDVPMTDIVTDSKSSQMEAGRGTFLGLDDNRLVRWDMRMEGGIAQTLASPTLGYADGHDFARGTKFRCMATTGDGCIAVGSEDGKIRLYSDKSMRQAKTSFPGLGAPITAIDVTHDGKWILATTDTCLVLLHTCVRDAKSGDLTTGFKTRAGERIPAPRLLKLKPEDAAKAKGAPLVKGKFTWVTEQGKQERWIVASCGTYSILFNFRRVKAATAPERRLLEYTDYNVVAKDAQIAESTFVHEKFTGNDTHLVIATTKGDVFCAGG, from the coding sequence CGCAGGGTCGACTTCTTCGCCCCCGGCTCCGGAGTCTACGCCGTGCGCTTCCACTCCAACGAGggcttcgccgcgttcaccgaAGCctaccgcgacgcgctcttTGAAAACACGCATGGAATGCGAGCCTCGGACGATAACAAGGAGAAGGTGTACGGCGTCGGCATGTCCGCCTGGGCGCAGGGCGAGGACCACCCGGACGCGGTGTGGGACCCGACGGACGAGCGACCGCcgggggacgccgccgacgccgacgccgacgcgatggaggaggacgactaCGAGGACGAATCAAAGGGGCATCACACCGCCTCCGGAgaggacgtcctcgacaTGAAGATGGGAGCCCTCGATAACTcgttcctcgtccgcggcaacgcggtggacgtcttCAGGAACCAGGCCGGCGGggcgcttcgcgacgcgaacgtccgcGTGTCGCTCAAGGATGCCGACGGGGCGTTCATCACGCCGACCAAGGGCATCTTGGCCGACGCGGAGCAGTCCATGCTGCTGCTCTCGCCGGAGACGGGCCGCCGGGATAAGATCTACCAGATGGACCTGGAGCGCGAGTGCGTGGTGAGCGCGTGGGGGTGCAACAAGGACGGGGTGGACGTCCCGATGACGGACATCGTCACCGACAGCAAGTCCAGCCAGATGGAGGCTGGCCGCGGTACCTTCCTCGGTCTGGACGATAACCGCCTCGTGCGATGGGACATGCGAATGGAGGGTGGAATCGCTCAGACGCTCGCGTCACCCACGCTGGGGTACGCCGACGGGCATGATTTCGCGCGCGGGACCAAGTTTCGGTGCATGGCGACCACCGGCGACGGGTGCATCGCGGTGGGCTCCGAGGATGGAAAGATTCGACTGTACTCGGACAAATCCATGCGACAGGCCAAGACGTCCTTCCCGGGACTCGGCGCGCCCATCACCGCCATAGACGTCACGCACGACGGCAAGTGGATTCTCGCCACGACGGACACGTGCCTCGTGCTCCTCCACACGTGCGTCAGGGATGCAAAGTCCGGCGACCTCACCACCGGCTTTAAAACCAGAGCGGGCGAGCGCATCCCCGCGCCTCGGTTGCTCAAGCTCAAgccggaggacgccgccaaggctaaggGCGCGCCGCTGGTCAAGGGAAAGTTCACGTGGGTCACGGAGCAGGGTAAGCAGGAGCGTtggatcgtcgcgtcgtgcggTACCTACTCCATCCTGTTCAACTTCAGGCGCGTCAAAGCCGCCACGGCGCCCGAGCGCAGGCTGTTGGAGTACACCGACTACAACGTCGTGGCGAAGGACGCGCAGATTGCCGAGTCCACGTTCGTTCACGAGAAGTTCACCGGCAACGACACGCACCTGGTGATTGCCACGACCAAGGGCGACGTGTTCTGCGCCGGCGGATAG
- a CDS encoding predicted protein — translation MGVCCSCCRRKTIEEDDDEDDLAATTATAAKDADAKDVKVDIDAAVSSLDAGTVEIVVARLRTVDARAKAFEERDLPLVLTLYYRRMSPHAVEGGRGADGTWVIVDKKECLPNRHEKGAMVVNFRERALRELSRHKAPVFKLPAAFDLNCPMQLVCRDPGGALDSDEDSDDDANGSSFSGGTPSRPTTPAGTSATRGSTPFKDGVNRPVARRERGGRSAPRTVGELKFTILDLVRKNNREWKTELTTTDRAGRFGDVGIKTADVTLRLTPKEMTRGWTKQTKPRTPKELLSFETLLEQLKADAKKKLEERGLAGTNTSWDKEKQEKEAALARGEDGRTQRGLAGAKRTRYNGAQRHGTLTRRENQYAAH, via the coding sequence ATGGGGGTGTGCTGCTCCTGCTGTCGCCGGAAGACGATcgaggaagacgacgacgaggacgacctcgcggcgacgacggcgaccgcggcgaaagacgccgacgcgaaggacgtCAAGGTTgacatcgacgcggcggtgtcgtccCTGGACGCGGGCACCGTGGAGATCGTGGTGGCGCGGCTTCGcacggtggacgcgcgcgccaaggctttcgaggagcgcgacctCCCGCTGGTCCTGACGCTCTACTACCGGAGGATGTCGCCTCACGCGGTggagggcgggcgcggtgccgacggCACGTGGGTCATCGTCGACAAGAAGGAGTGCCTACCGAACCGTCACGAGAAGGGCGCGATGGTCGTCAACttccgcgaacgcgcgcttcgcgagctcAGCAGGCACAAGGCACCGGTGTTCAAgctccccgccgcgttcgatcTGAACTGCCCGATGCAGCTGGTGTGCAGAgacccgggcggcgcgctcgactcggacgaagattccgacgacgacgcgaacggatCGAGCTTCTCGGGCGGTACCCCCTCGAGGCCCACCACGCCCGCGGGAACCTCCGCGACCCGCGGGTCCACGCCGTTCAAGGACGGCGTGAACAGGCCGGTGGCGCGCAGggaacgcggcgggaggagcgcgccgaggaccgtCGGTGAGCTCAAGTTCACGATTCTCGACCTCGTGCGAAAAAATAACCGCGAGTGGAAGACGGAGCTGACGACTACGGATCGCGCCGGTCGCTTCGGGGACGTCGGAATCAAGACCGCGGACGTCACGCTGCGGCTGACGCCGAAGGAAATGACCAGGGGGTGGACCAAGCAGACCAAACCCCGCACGCCCAAGGAGCTCCTGTCGTTCGAGACGCTTCTGGAACAGCTCAAGGCGGATGCGAAGAAGAAATTGGAGGAGCGAGGTTTGGCAGGGACGAACACGAGCTGGGATAAGGAGAagcaggagaaggaggccgccttggcgcgcggcgaggacggtcGAACGCAGCGGGGCTTGGCGGGAGCCAAGCGGACGAGGTACAACGGCGCGCAGAGGCACGGGACGCTCACGCGGCGCGAGAATCAATACGCGGCGCACTAA